Below is a window of Rattus rattus isolate New Zealand chromosome X, Rrattus_CSIRO_v1, whole genome shotgun sequence DNA.
TCTTCGGTGGTATAAACAGCAACATTTATCTTCAGCCATAAAAAATCCAGttaattgataaatatttttaagattccaaaaaatttttaataaaagagctccagtcctgactgtatgatttttataaaaaacatttatACAAAGCCATCTGTACTTTAGGAATCTCAGGAATTTATCTTGGATTCTTGTCATTatatgtctttattatatgtgaaTATGCATCATTGCTCTATGTAAATTGAAACATTAGATAATCTTTCAAATACCTGTCCAAAAAGACTGGCAACAATGGGACTAGAAaggaattagaaaacaaaagccaataaATAGTCAAAGAATCATACTACTTCAAATccttcatcaaaaaaaaaagaaagaaagaaagaaaagaaagaaaagctgaaatgcataaagaaactcaaaatagGTGGCTATGAATAGGAATGTCATGTTATGCGTTCAACTATATAAAAACCATGGGGTGGGAGCTAACCGGAGAAAATAATGAAGCATTGCATACAGCATCCCTGTGATTGTAAGGGCTCCCAAAGTGGACTTTCTCGGATGAGCCGAAATTGTGAGGGGTACCAGGTGCAACTGAAACATCTGCCGCAAGAGATGGttcaatttctttatgtttttattttaaagcagggtctcattatgtagccctggttgtcctgggctTCCACttggcagaccaggctggcttcaaaattACAGAgagctacctgcctctgccccgagtgctgggattagtgcCGTGCGCATCAAAACAGCTCGCTATATATCAGTTCTTAACGGCCCTATTAAGACTTGGCAAAGGTCTGTGGCCTTTATGGCAGTTGTGGCCCAGATAAAATTGGTGGCTATTTGATCTTAATCAAAAGGTCGGTGGTGGTGGTTGCCCCGTCGAGCGGCGGATGAGGCGCGAGGCCTACCGGCTCTTGGGGCAGTGGTGTACTTCCGTGGGGTATGCATACCTCCAGCGGAAGTGtaccccccctcccgccccccactGGAAAGGAAGTGGGACTTTGACGTGTGACCCTGACATGTGACCCTGCTTTGCAGTCAGGAGCTTGAAGTTTGGGCCGTTGGCTCAGTCGGCTGGCAGCCGTTGGCCCGCATAGACGTTCCTGTTCACTTCGCTGTGGAGGACTCAGCGAGCAGCGGCAGTTATACCTACAGGTACCGgtttattttagaaattcttaaGAAATTAACgtctttttcagtttcttgagcGGTTTTAAATCTCTGTAAGGTGGAGGGCTTGAGGTGGGGGACTTTGTGGTATCTACCTGACCCTGGCCGTGAACTAACGGTCGCCAGCCTAGGTCTCTAGAATTGTTACCACAGCTGCTTAGACTGGGCGCGAGGCCTACGGGCTCTTGGGGAAGGGTGAACATCGAGCGGCGGACGGGGCGCGAGGCCTACGGGCTCCTGGGGAAGGGTGAACATCGAGCGGCGGACGGGGCGCGAGGCCTACCGGCTCCTGGGGAAGGGTGAGCATCGAGCGGCGGACGGGGCGCGAGGCCTACGGGCTCCTGGGGAAGGGTGGGCATCGAGCGGCGGACGGGCGCGAGGCTCACCGGCTCCTGGGGCGGGTGGGCATCGAAGCGTTGACGGGGCGAGGCTCACCGGCTCCAGGGGCGGTGGGTATCGAAGCGGCGGACGGGGCGGAGGCCTACTGGCTCCTGGGGAAGGGTGGGCATCGAGCGGCGGACGGGGCGCGAGGCCTACCGGCTCCTGGGGCGGGGTGGGCATCGAGCGGCGGACGGGGCGCGAGGCCTACGGGCTCCTGGGGCGGGGTGGGCATCGAGCGGCGGACGGGGCGCGAGGCCTACGGGCTCCTGGGGAAGGGTGGGCATCGAGCGGCGGACGGGGCGCGAGGCCTACCGGCTCCAGGGGCGGGGTGGGCATCGAGCGGCGGACGGGGCGCGAGGCCTACGGGCTCCTGGGGAAGGGTGGGCATCGAGCGGCAGACGGGGCGCGAGGCCTACCGGCTCCTGGGGCGGGGCATCGGCGCGGACGGGCGCGAGGGCTCACCGGCTcctggggaaggggtgggcaTCGAAGGCGGACGGGCGCGAGCCTACGGGCTCCAGGGGCGGGACGAGCGCGGACGGGCGCCGAGGCCTACACGGGCTCCTGGGGAAGGGGGGCATCGAGCGGCAGACGGGCGCGAGGCCCACCGCCCTGGGGCGGGTGGGCATCGAAGCGGGCGGACGGGCGCCGAGGCTCACGGGCTCCTGGGGCGGTGGCATCGAAGCGGGCGGACGGCGCGGGGCTCACCGCTcctggggaaggggtgggcaTCGAGGGCGGACGGGGCGCGAGGTCTACCAGCCCTGGGGAAGGTGAACATCGAAGCGGCGGACGGGCGCGAGGCCTGGGCTCCTGGGGAAGGTGGGCATCGAGCGGCGGACGGGGCGCGAGGGCTCACCGCCCAGGGGCGGGTGGGCATCATGGACGGGCGGCCGGGCCCACTGCCCTGGGGCGGGTGGGATCGCTATGACGGGCGCCGAGGCTCACGGGCTCCTGGGGAAAAGGTGAACATCGAGCGGGCGGACGGGGCGGAGGGCCCACCGGTCCCTGGGAAGGGTGAGAGCATCGAGCGGGCGGACGGGCGCGAGGCTCACGGCTCCTGGGGAAGGTGGCAACGAGCGGGCGGATTTGAGCGAGGCCCACGGGCAAATCCAGGGGCGGGGGCATCGACGCGGACGGGCGTGAGGCCCACCGCTCCTGGGGGCGGGTGGGCATCGAAGCGGGCGGACGGGGCGCCAGGCCCACGGGCTCCAGGGGCGGGGGGCATGTGGCCGCCCGGACCCGGGGCGAGGCCTACCGCCCTGGGGCGGGTGTGGGCATCGAGGCGGGCGGACGGGCGCGAGGGGCCTACCGGCCTCCTGGGCGAGGTGGGCATCGAGCCGGCGGATCGGGCGCGAGGCCCACGGGGCCCTGGGGAAAGGTGAACATCGAAGCGGCCAGGACGGGCGGAGGGCCTTACCGCCCTGGGGAAGGGTGGAGCATCGAGCGCGGACGGGCCGAGGCCTACGGGCCTGGGGCGGTGGGCATCGAGCGGCGGACGGGGCGCCGAGGCCTACGGCTCCAGGGGCGGGGTGGGCATCGAGGGCGGACGGGGCGTGGAGGCCCTACCGCCCGGGGAAGGGGTGGGCATCGAGCGCGGACGGGCGCTGAGGCTACGGGCCAGGGGCGGTGGTATCGAGCGGCGGACGGGCGCTGAGGCCACGGGCTCCTGGGGCGGGTGGGCATCGAAGCGGGCGGACGGGGCGCGAGGCCACGGGCCTGGGGCGGTGGGCATCGAAGCGCGGACGCTGAGGGCCGCACCCGGCTCCAGGGGCGGGGTGGGCATTGAGCGGCGGACGGGCGCGAGGCCTACGGGTTCTGGGGAAGGGGTGGCATCGAGCGTAGCGGACGGGCGCGAGGGCCACTGCCCTGGGGCGGGTGGGTATCGAAGCGGGCGGACGGGCGCGAGGCTCACCGGCTCCTGGGGCGGGGGCATCGAGCGGGCGGACGGGCGCGAGGCCACGGGCCCTGGGGCGGGTGGGCATCAGGCGGATTTGGGCACAGGCCCACGGGCTCCTGGGGAAGGGTGGGCATCGAGCTGGCGGATCGGGCGCGAGGCCACTGCCCAGGGGCGGGTGGGATCGAGCTGGATTTGGCGCGAGGCCTACTTAGCTCTTGGAGCACAGTGGACACGAGCTGGACAGCGAGGCCTACCCCGCCTGGGGCACATACAGTGGGCATTGAGCTGTGGATGGGGAGTGAGGCCTACTGGCTCTTAGGGCTGGTGGGCATCAAACATGGATCGGGCACCCCAGGCCTCACAGGCTCTTAGGGTGGGGTGGGTACCAAGCAGAGGTCAGGTTTGAGGCTTACCGGCCTTGGGTCACAGAGGCATCGAGCCGCGGGATCGGGCGCCAAGCCTACCAGCTCATGGGCGGAGGGGTATAGGCCGGTGGACATGGCTTAATGCTCACaggctcttggtgcaggcaggcTATTAGGCTGGGAGGTGGCTTTCTTGGTGTCCACATTAAAGTTATGATGAGGTTATAAACTGAAGGGCTTATAATGGCTGTTATTTCCACCTCTTTGCTAACAgggcctgtttttcttttcattcagggCCCTGACTGCGTGTTAAGATGGAACAGCATCTAGCTGAGGCTTTGGAGCAGACAGATGATATTATTGAGACTGTCCAGCAGGAGCCTCCTCCAGCCAGACCCGTGCCTAGTGGGGAAAAATCTCTTCATGAAAAACTGTATGACATTTATGTTGAGGAATGTgaaaaagaggcagaggtagagggcCTTAGAAGCAATGTCAACTTGCTAGAGAAGCTTCTGAGGAGAGAGGCGTTGCCATGTTTAGTGGTCAATCTGTACCCAGAAAATCAGGGCTATTCTCTCATGCTGAAGGACAAAGAGGGAGTTCTTATTGAGCCCTTTCCAGTGCCTTATTTAGGACAGAAACTACTTGAATACTTGGATGCTGAAGAGTTACCTTCTTTTCTGATTGATGTCCTGGAAAAGTCTCCTGTGAATGTTTTTCACCATGGGTGTGTCATAGCAGAAATCAGAGACTACAGGCAATGCAGTGACATCCACCCCCCTAGGGAGCTTAGTGCAGAGCCTGCTGTGTCATCTGATGTGTCCTCTGCTGCATCATCTGCTGAGACATCTGCTGAGTTGTCTGCTGAGTCATCTGCTGTGTCAGCTGATGTGTCCTCTGCTTCCTCGACTCCTGCTTACCAAACTCGACACATTCTCTTACGTCCCACGATGCAGAGTCTAGTAAGCGATGTAGAGTCCATTACAAGTGATAACCGTCAGTGGACTGAGGAAGAAAAACTTGAGCTTGAGAGTCAACTGATTTTAGCTACAGCAGAGCCACTGTGTCTGGATCCCTCTGTTGCTGTTGCCTGCACAGCCAACAGACTGCTGTTTAATCAGCAGAAGATGATGACAGACTCTATGAGACAATGCTTTACGAGTCACGAGTGGCCCTATCTAGAACTGGAGGAAGAACAATATATATGTACAACTCCTCCTGATGCTTCAACAATGGTTGCTTGCAGaaaacaagcagaaacaaaacaaggtgACCAATATGATCTGAAGATTGCTGAAGCAGAAAAGTGTGTAGACACGTGGAAGCAGAGACCCTGTGAACTGGAGGCCTCCAGAGAAGTGGATGTGAATAAATATGCTAGAGGGAAGCAAATGGCGCCCTGTGATGATGCAGAATCAACAGCCTGGCCACTTCCTGAGGTAAATGATTATCCATTTGTGTGTGAAGAGGGCAGTCAGCCGTGGGAACCTAAGCCTAGTACAAGTACAGCACAGTCCCTTAGTGACCCATTTTTCTCTCCTGAAGTAAGGCTACCAACAGAGGGTAGATGTGATAGCCAGATGTATCTTCCCCAGGTTGCCCCAAGTGATCATTCAGACGGTTCTGTAGCTGGGGAAAGGATTGAGCCTGGGAAGGCAATGGGTGTAGGCCAGGAGTCTGTCCAGAGCACAGCTGAATGTCTAGGCAAAATACTGCAGGGGTCTACTGACTCCATCCATCTTGGTCAGCCCTCCCTAGGGAAGAAGGCCACATCCCAATCAGTGTCATCTCCAGCCGTGGAGACAAGAATTAAGTCCCCAGCTCCATTGCTCACACAACCCTCCACCTCAGGACAGGGCTCTTCAGCAGTCAGTTCTTCCTCAGTATCAGTCAGAGGTAGGAAGCTTCCAAGACTTGCTCCTTCTCCCAAATCAGTTGGCCAGGCTCAGCAAACCCTTTGGGGAGTGAGCACTGTTAATACCCTGCCTTCAGCAGCCCAGTCCTCTGCCCGCTCAACAGGGAGCAGTCCAGCCATCCAAGGCCCCAGCAGTGGCACTGGCCAAAACGTTATCAATTTGCTTGGCCTAGCACAAAGAGCCCCTGTTTTGATGAATAGTCCATCCCGGGTGTTGAGCTTCCCCACTGGTGCCCGAGCATCTACAGAAACCTCTTCTAGAggctttctgcctcccagaagcCAGATGCTCAGTACCCAGACTAGAACACCACAGCGCTCAGTGCAGACATCAGTGAAATTAATTGTAAAAAATACCTCAGGTCCTGTAACTGTTAGGCTTCCACCAGGCTCTGTCATTTTGCACCCAGAGTTACAAGCACAGCGGCAGCAGCCATGGCCGCAGCTACAGCAACCACAGCAGCAGCCATGGCCGCAGCTACAGCAACCACAGCAGCAGCCGTGGCCACAGACACAGCAACCACAGCAGCAGCCGTGGCCACAGACACAGCAACCACAGCAGCAGCCGTGGCCACAGACACAGCAACCACAGCAGCAGCCGTGGCCACAGCCACAGCAACCACAGCAGCAGCCGTGGTTGCAGCAGCCGCGGCCACAGCAGTATGTACAACCAGAgctgcagaggcagaagcagttaGAGCCATTGTATGTATTGATTCCAAAACAGCATCAGCCACCTAGGGCTCCTGTCCCTCCACGACCAGTGCCACCAGCTTGCCCCCAGAGGTCTAACATTCAGCAGTTGGCACTGTCAGCTCAGCAAAGCAGTCTCCTTAACCTTGCTGAGGCTGGGAGGGTTCGTCAGCCTCAGGCAACTGTGGTATGTCAGCTAGGCTCCACTCAGCAGAGTCATGGGCATAATCTTCCTTCACAGAGCTTCCAGTACCCTGCTGCCCGGGTACAACAGCTGCAGGCTAGAGGCCAGAATGTGCAGCTGAGATTCATGCCACGTAGAGTGGCTATGCCCAGAGCAGCCATTCAGCAAACTCATCAAGGAAACACAGGTGGCCAGTACAGAGGTACAGGGAGGGGAGAACCACCAACTGCCCCAGACTCTTAAGTCTTGCCTTAgtctccctctctcaaaataTGCACTAGTGTTGAGCTAAATCAGTTTTCAGTTTTTACTTCATATTTTTGGTGTTTTCAATGTGCCAAGGTTTTATAGCTAAAAGCACAATACTATATAGTTTTACATAGAACTCAGAAGGGGACTTTTTAAACTAGTGCTATTTTACTTGCTATTTTACTagtgctatttttgttgttgataaaGTCAAGTTTATTGTAATGTCCTGATGTATATCTACATCTAAACTaggttaattttagtttttttcagaCTGACAGTTCTCTAATTATTAAAATTGCAACAGTACACTTTAATAATTTGGAGGCTTATTTGTAAATGGTGATTAAAAACATGcattttgctgttttaactattttttttgaGGGATCAAGGGAGGAGCACATCTTCctcaatgactttttttttttgagacagggtttctcacagTAGCtgtgactgccctggaactcacttcatagatcaggctgacctcaaactcacagagatccacctgcagcccctgcctcctgactgctgggattaaatgtgggTACTACCAACACTTGACCTGTTTTAATGAGTTTAAGGATGCAGCTCAGTATATTAGTAAGTACAATCCCATTGTAGTGCAAAAACATTCTAGAacctttttgttttgggggattgAAACTACACCTGTTAACCATCAATTCCCCATTTGCTATCCCCACCCTTTGCTTCCCGAACCCTTCTACTTTTGGCACAATGTCACCAAGATTCATATTGTTGTGCCTTGTGATAGAAGGTCATAGCTTTGTAAAAACTCATTTCCCTGTCTTAAATACATAAGAACTTGACTTGTGAACCAGGAGAAATCTTTCAAGAGAACTTGGTTGGTATTTCTTTAGATTCAAAGGCTTGAGTGCAGTGTCTGAAATGTGATTGATGTGAATGCACTATGAAAAactaatatattttttgtttgattttggagacagggtttttctaggTAGCTCTGGTTGtcatgaactcactgtgtaggccagggtGGCCCGAAACTCACAgatgtccacctgcctctgtctccagagtgctgatggtaaaggtgtgaaccaccacctGGCCTGATTAGGGTTGTCACACTGAAATTGAGGACAGCCGAGGCCTGCAGTCCTGTGCAAGAGAGCCCATGGCAGCCTTGTCTGATGAGCATCCCAGC
It encodes the following:
- the LOC116887892 gene encoding collagen alpha-1(III) chain-like; its protein translation is MRREAYRLLGQWCTSVGQELEVWAVGSVGWQPLARIDVPVHFAVEDSASSGSYTYRVSIERRTGREAYGLLGKGGHRAADGREAHRLLGRVGIEALTGRGSPAPGAVGIEAADGAEAYWLLGKGGHRAADGARGLPAPGAGWASSGGRGARPTGSWGGVGIERRTGREAYGLLGKGGHRAADGARGLPAPGAGWASSGGRGARPTGSWGRVGIERQTGREAYRLLGRGIGADGREGSPAPGEGVGIEGGRARAYGLQGRDERGRAPRPTRAPGEGGHRAADGREAHRPGAGGHRSGRTGAEAHGLLGRWHRSGRTARGSPLLGKGWASRADGARGLPALGKVNIEAADGREAWAPGEGGHRAADGARGLTAQGRVGIMDGRPGPLPWGGWDRYDGRRGSRAPGEKVNIERADGAEGPPVPGKGESIERADGREAHGSWGRWQRAGGFERGPRANPGAGASTRTGVRPTAPGGGWASKRADGAPGPRAPGAGGMWPPGPGARPTALGRVWASRRADGREGPTGLLGEVGIEPADRGGASSADGPRPTGLGRWASSGGRGAEAYGSRGGVGIEGGRGVEALPPGEGVGIERGRALRLRARGGGIERRTGAEATGSWGGWASKRADGARGHGPGAVGIEARTLRAAPGSRGGVGIERRTGARPTGSGEGVASSVADGREGHCPGAGGYRSGRTGARLTGSWGGGIERADGREATGPGAGGHQADLGTGPRAPGEGWASSWRIGREATAQGRVGSSWIWREAYLALGAQWTRAGQRGLPRLGHIQWALSCGWGVRPTGS
- the LOC116887893 gene encoding transcription factor SPT20 homolog, yielding MEQHLAEALEQTDDIIETVQQEPPPARPVPSGEKSLHEKLYDIYVEECEKEAEVEGLRSNVNLLEKLLRREALPCLVVNLYPENQGYSLMLKDKEGVLIEPFPVPYLGQKLLEYLDAEELPSFLIDVLEKSPVNVFHHGCVIAEIRDYRQCTDVSSASSTPAYQTRHILLRPTMQSLVSDVESITSDNRQWTEEEKLELESQLILATAEPLCLDPSVAVACTANRLLFNQQKMMTDSMRQCFTSHEWPYLELEEEQYICTTPPDASTMVACRKQAETKQGDQYDLKIAEAEKCVDTWKQRPCELEASREVDVNKYARGKQMAPCDDAESTAWPLPEVNDYPFVCEEGSQPWEPKPSTSTAQSLSDPFFSPEASTRLCHFAPRVTSTAAAAMAAATATTAAAMAAATATTAAAVATDTATTAAAVATDTATTAAAVATDTATTAAAVATATATTAAAVVAAAAATAGCHTEIEDSRGLQSCAREPMAALSDEHPSPRKVCPAASALADPSSPPDPTTGLEKAIWAGSLWLSL